A stretch of DNA from Rhizobium sp. EC-SD404:
GCGATGCGGGCCCGATCACGTCCTGGCCGGGTGATGGCTTCGAAGCGCCCGCGATCGACGCCGAAAGCGTCAGCCGCAGCCTGGAGCCAGGCGGTCGTGCCTTCTTCGCCGAGCGGAAACAGGGGATGCAGCAACTGGCAGCCGCGGGACTGAAGAAGGCGGGCGGTTTCGGTGAGATAGGGCTGCGCCAAAAGCACCGTCGTCGAGGGGCCGACCGACGGCATGGCCGTGCTTTCGCGCATCGGCAGAAAATCGACGTGCTCGATACCGAGCGCGGTGAAGATGCGGCGGAACTGATCTTCCACCACATCGGCGAGCGAGCCGGCGACGAGGAGGCGTGGCTTTGCGTCCTGATCCTGCGCGGGCAGGGCCGCGACGAGACTTGCCAGGAACCGGTCTTCGCCCTCGGTGAAAGTCGTCTCGATGCCGCTGCCGGTATAGGTGAGGAAGCGGACCCCGTCGTGCTGGCCGCGGGCCTGCAGTCGTTCGGCCGCTTTGGAGAGATCGAGCTTGATCACTTCCGACGGGCAGGAGCCGACGAGCACGATCATCCGGATTTCCGGCCGTCTTGCAACGACGCGGGCGACGATGCGGTCCAGTTCGTCGTGCAGGTCCGCCATGCCGGCAAGGTCGCGGTCTTCAATGATGGCGGTCGCGAAACGGGGTTCCGCGAAGATCATCACACCGGCCGCGGACTGCATGAGGTGGGCGCATGTCCGCGATCCAACGATCAGGAAGAATGCATCCTGCAGCTTGCGGTGCAGCCAGATGATGGAGGTCAGGCCACAGAAAACCTCGCGCTGGCCACGTTCGCGCAACAGAGGCGCAAGCGGCGTCGAAGGCGTCGTGGGTGAGGATGTCCGGTCGAGCACGGTCGTCATGACGCAGCGCCTTCTGCAAAGGGGGCACCGGTCGGGTCGTCGCTGCGCGAAAGCCGCGCCTGCCGCAGCTTCACGATGAACTGGGTCGCGTTGACGACGTAGGTGAAATAGGCAGCCAGCGCCAACCAGAGCAGCTGCGTGGTGTCCAACGCGCCTGACAGCAGTGCGGCGAGATAGGCCGTGTGGAGCGCCAGCACCACCATGGAGAACACGTCCTCCCAGAAGAAGGCGGGAGCGAAGAGGTAGCGACCGAACACGACCTTCTCCCAGATCGAGCCGGTGATCATGATCGCGTAGAGAAGCAGCGTTT
This window harbors:
- a CDS encoding ferredoxin:protochlorophyllide reductase (ATP-dependent) subunit N, translated to MTTVLDRTSSPTTPSTPLAPLLRERGQREVFCGLTSIIWLHRKLQDAFFLIVGSRTCAHLMQSAAGVMIFAEPRFATAIIEDRDLAGMADLHDELDRIVARVVARRPEIRMIVLVGSCPSEVIKLDLSKAAERLQARGQHDGVRFLTYTGSGIETTFTEGEDRFLASLVAALPAQDQDAKPRLLVAGSLADVVEDQFRRIFTALGIEHVDFLPMRESTAMPSVGPSTTVLLAQPYLTETARLLQSRGCQLLHPLFPLGEEGTTAWLQAAADAFGVDRGRFEAITRPGRDRARIAMTRARSELEGKSLFLFPDSQLEPALARVLSREAGMIPIEVGTPFLNRQHLSAELALLPSDVTLSEGQDVDRQLDRLRDAAPDLTVCGMGLANPLEAEGFATKWSIELVFTPIQGYDQAGDLAELFMRPLRRRALLQTGRA
- the bchF gene encoding 2-vinyl bacteriochlorophyllide hydratase, whose amino-acid sequence is MAGSSTRQCVALYTAEERARRDQTVWTLVQGILAPIQFLAFIISAILIARYLLSGDGAMAAHASIVVKTLLLYAIMITGSIWEKVVFGRYLFAPAFFWEDVFSMVVLALHTAYLAALLSGALDTTQLLWLALAAYFTYVVNATQFIVKLRQARLSRSDDPTGAPFAEGAAS